From a single Gavia stellata isolate bGavSte3 chromosome 5, bGavSte3.hap2, whole genome shotgun sequence genomic region:
- the LOC132317037 gene encoding LOW QUALITY PROTEIN: uncharacterized protein LOC132317037 (The sequence of the model RefSeq protein was modified relative to this genomic sequence to represent the inferred CDS: inserted 1 base in 1 codon; deleted 1 base in 1 codon), producing MAVRTDWGLKNPASHTEEGKEKSPVQASSSLTRSQEPAPHSPAAYEAALRETARCLVNEALGKAFTGSQGPRQQPAPQRDLAQSMDVATAARTPAAPQDTESPSAGEPQGEASTAPLIPTACQDGENMASPMSGDHQGEASTAIVSLVAHKDEVASSMPQNPAADTGTPHLAPAADNERDPVASPLARDPQQQVSQARVVSSGHPEVPEADAXAWAVCGREMPDALRVIPLHTVPPLPVLLLSPCRRPQSTEATHSPPPPPGTCPRMTQVHPRVEHCPGSPSMAALPHTPARWRWPSFFRRALRALRTAFRCTCIMGQQEEQRPAASTMCISEDGSWP from the exons ATGGCtgtcaggacagactggggatTGAAGAACCCAGCAAGCCACACTGAGGAGGGTAAGGAAAAGTCTCCTGTCCAGGCCTCCAGCTCCTTGACGCGA agccaagaacctgccccgcacagccccgcagcctatgaggcagctctgcgggagacagcccggtgcctcgtgaatgaggccctgggcaaggctttcactgggagccagggacccaggcagcagccggcgccacagcgggacctggcacaaagcatggatgtggcaacggcagcaagaacaccagcagcacctcaggacaccgagtctccctcggctggagagcctcagggagaggccagcacagcccctctcATCCCCACGGCATGCCAGGATGGAGAAAACATGGCTTCTCCCATGTCTGGAGACCATCAAGGAGAGGCCAGCACAGCCATTGTCTCCCTGGTAGCACACAAGGATGAAGTGGCTTCTTCAATGCCTCAAAACCCTGCAGCAGACACTGGCACACCCCACCTTGCCCCAGCAGCGGATAACGAAAGAGACCCAGTGGCTTCTCCCTTGGCTCGGGACCCTCAGCAACAGGTGAGCCAGGCACGTGTGGTCAGCAGCGGGCACCCCGAGGTGCCAGAGGCAGACG GTGCCTGGGCTGTGTGCGGCAGGGAGATGCCTGATGCTCTCCGTGTCATCCCGCTG CATACCGTCCCTCCCCTACCTGTGCTCTTGCTCTCCCCATGCAGGCGGCCTCAGAGCACAGAGGCGACGCACAGCCCTCCTCCGCCTCCAGGGACATGCCCGAGGATGACCCAGGTACATCCCCGAGTCGAGCACTGCCCCGGCTCTCCCA gcatggccGCCCTCCCGCACACCCCAGCTCGATGGCGATGGCCCTCCTTCTTCAGGAGGGCGCTCAGGGCTCTGCGCACAGCTTTCCGCTGTACCTGCATCATgggacagcaagaggaacagcgccccgctgccagcactATGTGTATCTCTGAAGATGGCAGCTGGCCCTGA